A single Pantoea rwandensis DNA region contains:
- a CDS encoding YqaA family protein, whose translation MNEILTYGSLFGSSFLSATLLPGSSEAVLIALLIAQKGSIYGLLLAASVGNTLGGLTNIILGRLMPPKGQGRWHDTAMTWLHRLGPAALLLSWLPVVGDLLCVLAGWLRFAWLPTVLFLAIGKTLRYIVIATATLQTMQWWH comes from the coding sequence GTGAATGAAATTCTGACCTATGGATCGTTATTCGGTAGTAGCTTTCTGAGTGCCACTCTCCTTCCAGGAAGTTCAGAGGCTGTGCTGATTGCTTTACTGATCGCCCAAAAGGGTTCGATCTATGGATTGTTATTGGCCGCATCAGTGGGAAACACGCTGGGTGGCCTGACCAACATTATTCTTGGTCGCCTCATGCCGCCAAAAGGGCAGGGGCGATGGCATGACACAGCAATGACGTGGTTACATCGATTGGGTCCTGCAGCGCTGCTTTTAAGCTGGCTGCCGGTAGTGGGCGACCTGCTTTGCGTGCTTGCAGGCTGGTTGCGCTTTGCCTGGCTGCCCACGGTGCTGTTCCTCGCCATCGGTAAAACGCTGCGTTATATCGTTATCGCGACCGCCACATTACAAACAATGCAATGGTGGCATTGA
- the gshA gene encoding glutamate--cysteine ligase, which produces MLNKNKLFAQREVNVIPDVSKALSWLEAHPDALKGIGRGIERETLRVNPNGHLATTGHPESLGSALKHSWITTDFAETLLEFITPVDQSIDRSLAFLRDIHRHTARELGQERMWPFSMPGYVEDVDSIELAQYGSSNVGKMKTLYRQGLKNRYSALMQIISGVHYNFSLPLSFWQEWADVKDAESGKETISAGYLRLIRNYYRFGWVIPYLFGASPAICSSFLQGRESKLPFETDGKGTLWLPYATSLRLSDLGYTNKSQSGLGITFNSLDGYVAALKAAIKTPSEEYAAMGTKDADGNWLQLNTNVLQIENELYAPIRPKRVTRSGEAPSDALLRGGIEYIEVRSLDINPFSAIGVDANQARFLDLFLIWCTLADAPEMSSDELLCSRKNWNRVVMEGRKPGQVIGVGCSDTEHPLVDVGKALFADLRRVAEVLDSNYGSTQYQQVCDQLVASFDDPELTYSARILHAIKENGLTGAGVALAEQYRHLLCEEPLEILTEDDFSRQALESVQAQEKLEQSDTLDFESYLAGREG; this is translated from the coding sequence ATGCTGAACAAAAATAAATTATTCGCACAGCGGGAGGTTAATGTGATCCCGGACGTATCAAAAGCGCTTTCCTGGTTGGAAGCGCATCCCGACGCGTTGAAGGGTATCGGCCGTGGCATTGAACGCGAGACTTTGCGCGTTAATCCAAATGGTCACCTGGCAACCACCGGACATCCTGAATCCCTGGGTTCAGCGCTGAAGCACAGTTGGATTACCACTGATTTTGCCGAAACGCTGCTGGAGTTCATTACGCCTGTCGATCAAAGCATTGATCGGTCACTGGCTTTCCTGCGTGATATTCACCGCCACACTGCGCGAGAGTTAGGTCAGGAACGTATGTGGCCGTTCAGTATGCCGGGTTATGTTGAAGATGTTGATAGCATCGAGCTGGCGCAATATGGCAGCTCTAATGTCGGTAAGATGAAAACCCTCTATCGGCAGGGACTGAAAAATCGCTACAGCGCACTGATGCAGATTATCTCAGGTGTGCATTATAACTTCTCGCTGCCACTGTCGTTCTGGCAGGAGTGGGCGGATGTAAAAGATGCGGAAAGCGGCAAAGAGACCATTTCTGCCGGATATCTGCGTTTGATCCGCAACTATTATCGTTTTGGTTGGGTGATCCCTTATCTGTTCGGTGCATCTCCAGCGATCTGTTCATCGTTCCTGCAGGGACGTGAAAGCAAATTACCCTTTGAAACGGACGGCAAAGGCACCTTGTGGCTGCCGTATGCTACTTCGCTGCGCCTCAGTGATTTAGGCTACACCAACAAGTCGCAAAGTGGTTTGGGCATCACTTTTAACTCGCTCGACGGTTACGTTGCTGCGCTGAAAGCGGCGATCAAGACGCCGTCAGAAGAGTATGCGGCCATGGGCACCAAAGATGCAGACGGCAACTGGCTGCAACTGAACACCAACGTGTTGCAGATTGAAAACGAACTGTATGCACCTATTCGTCCAAAACGTGTGACTCGTTCGGGCGAAGCGCCTTCTGATGCATTATTACGCGGTGGTATCGAGTACATCGAAGTGCGTTCTCTGGATATCAACCCGTTCTCTGCCATTGGCGTGGACGCTAATCAGGCGCGTTTCCTCGACCTGTTCCTGATTTGGTGTACCCTGGCGGATGCTCCTGAGATGAGTTCTGACGAGCTGTTATGCAGCCGTAAAAACTGGAACCGCGTGGTTATGGAAGGACGTAAGCCGGGCCAGGTGATTGGTGTAGGTTGTAGCGATACAGAACATCCGCTGGTTGATGTGGGTAAAGCCCTGTTTGCCGATCTTCGTCGTGTTGCCGAGGTGCTCGACAGCAATTATGGCAGCACGCAATATCAACAGGTTTGTGATCAACTGGTGGCATCGTTTGATGATCCTGAGCTAACCTATTCAGCGCGTATTCTGCATGCCATCAAAGAAAATGGCTTAACCGGCGCAGGTGTGGCACTGGCTGAACAGTATCGTCATCTGCTGTGTGAAGAGCCGTTAGAGATTTTGACCGAAGATGACTTTAGTCGTCAGGCGTTGGAATCGGTGCAGGCGCAGGAAAAGCTGGAACAGAGTGATACGCTGGATTTCGAAAGTTATCTGGCAGGTCGCGAAGGCTAA
- the luxS gene encoding S-ribosylhomocysteine lyase, whose translation MPLLDSFTVDHTIMGAPAVRVAKTMNTPHGDTITVFDLRFCRPNIDILTERGIHTLEHLFAGFMRNHLNGDGVEIVDISPMGCRTGFYMSLIGEPDEQRVAKAWKGAMEDVLKVKEQSQIPELNEYQCGSYKLHSLDEAQQIARNVLAHEIGVNRNEDLKLPAEKLKELHI comes from the coding sequence ATGCCACTACTGGATAGTTTTACTGTTGATCACACCATCATGGGTGCACCCGCTGTGCGCGTTGCAAAAACCATGAACACTCCGCATGGCGATACCATCACCGTTTTTGACCTACGTTTCTGCCGTCCGAATATCGATATTCTGACTGAGCGCGGCATCCATACGCTGGAGCACCTGTTCGCTGGCTTTATGCGTAATCACCTCAATGGTGATGGCGTGGAAATCGTTGATATCTCGCCAATGGGCTGCCGCACCGGCTTCTACATGAGCCTGATTGGTGAACCAGACGAGCAGCGCGTAGCGAAAGCGTGGAAAGGGGCGATGGAAGATGTTCTGAAAGTGAAAGAACAGAGCCAGATCCCGGAACTGAATGAATACCAGTGTGGTAGCTACAAGCTACACTCACTCGACGAAGCGCAGCAGATTGCGCGTAACGTGTTGGCGCATGAGATTGGCGTGAACCGTAACGAAGATCTGAAACTGCCGGCTGAGAAGCTGAAAGAGCTGCACATCTAG
- a CDS encoding HlyC/CorC family transporter: MEHVSTTTLIVTLVIMVLVSAYFSGSETGMMTLNRYKLRHKAKSGNRAARRVEKLLRRPDRLISLVLIGNNLVNILASALGTIVGMRLYGDAGVAIATGILTFVVLVFAEVLPKTIAALYPEKVAYPSSVLLAPLQYVMLPLVWLLNTITRILMRMVGIKTEGSISSALSKEELRTIVYESRSLMSRRNQDMLLSVLDLEKVSVDDIMVPRNEIVGINVNDDWKSIVRQLSNSPHGRIVLFRDSLDDSVGMLRVREAWRMMTEKKEFNKDRLLRAADEIYYVPEGTPLNVQLVKFQRNKKKVGLVVDEYGDIKGLVTIEDILEEIVGDFTTSMSPSLAEEVMPQNDGSVLIEGSANVREINKAFNWTLPEDEARTINGMLLEALEEIPLVDTCVKIGKYDVDILDVQDNMVKQVRITPHHPLKSSIGS; this comes from the coding sequence TTGGAACATGTTTCAACCACCACGCTGATCGTTACGCTGGTCATCATGGTGCTGGTCTCTGCGTACTTCTCCGGTTCAGAGACCGGCATGATGACGCTCAATCGTTATAAATTGCGCCACAAAGCCAAAAGCGGTAATCGCGCGGCTCGTCGTGTCGAAAAACTTTTACGTCGTCCTGATCGCTTAATCAGCCTGGTGCTGATAGGCAACAACCTCGTGAATATCCTGGCTTCCGCATTGGGTACCATTGTCGGTATGCGTCTTTACGGCGATGCGGGTGTGGCAATTGCCACCGGGATCCTGACTTTTGTGGTGCTGGTGTTTGCTGAAGTGCTGCCGAAAACCATTGCGGCGCTTTACCCCGAAAAAGTTGCCTATCCCAGCAGTGTGCTGCTAGCGCCGCTGCAGTATGTGATGTTGCCTTTGGTCTGGCTGCTCAACACCATTACCCGCATTCTGATGCGCATGGTTGGTATCAAAACGGAAGGCTCCATTAGTTCAGCCCTGAGTAAGGAAGAACTGCGTACCATTGTCTATGAGTCACGCTCACTGATGTCACGTCGTAATCAGGACATGCTGCTGTCGGTGCTGGATCTGGAAAAGGTCAGCGTTGATGACATCATGGTGCCACGCAATGAAATTGTCGGCATTAACGTCAACGACGACTGGAAATCGATTGTCCGCCAACTGAGTAACTCGCCGCATGGCCGGATCGTGCTGTTCCGCGATTCGCTGGATGATTCTGTTGGCATGCTGCGCGTGCGTGAAGCCTGGCGCATGATGACCGAGAAGAAAGAGTTCAACAAAGATCGCCTGCTGCGCGCCGCTGATGAAATTTATTATGTGCCGGAAGGTACACCGCTGAATGTTCAGCTGGTGAAATTCCAGCGTAATAAGAAGAAAGTCGGCTTAGTGGTCGATGAATATGGTGACATCAAAGGACTGGTGACCATTGAAGACATTCTGGAAGAGATTGTGGGCGACTTTACGACGTCTATGTCTCCCTCGCTGGCGGAAGAAGTAATGCCGCAGAATGATGGCTCAGTGCTGATTGAAGGCAGCGCCAACGTGCGTGAAATCAATAAAGCCTTCAACTGGACGTTACCCGAAGACGAAGCACGCACCATCAATGGCATGCTGCTGGAAGCGCTGGAAGAGATTCCGTTGGTCGATACATGCGTGAAAATCGGTAAGTACGATGTGGATATTCTCGACGTGCAAGACAACATGGTGAAGCAGGTGCGCATTACCCCGCATCATCCGCTGAAATCCTCCATCGGTTCCTGA
- a CDS encoding cytochrome C assembly family protein, whose amino-acid sequence MFVFAIVALFAYSLSLALIIPSLLKRNGGWRRFAVLSACVALIAHAVALQQRIFAVDNGQNLSLLNIGSLVSLLICAIMTIVASRNRGWLLLPIVYGFALINLAFATFVPNAFITHLETTPGMMIHIGLSLFAYATLIIAALYALQLAWIDYQLKNKKLAFTQDMPPLLSIERKMFHITQIGVVLLTLVLCTGLFFMHNLFSAENVDKAVLSILAWFVYIVLLWGHYHEGWRGRRVVWFNCGGALLLTMAYFGSRVLQHLLTSH is encoded by the coding sequence ATGTTCGTTTTCGCGATCGTGGCGCTGTTCGCCTACTCCCTCAGTCTTGCATTGATTATCCCCAGCCTGCTGAAACGCAACGGTGGCTGGCGTCGTTTTGCCGTGCTTTCTGCTTGCGTCGCGTTGATCGCCCATGCGGTTGCACTGCAACAACGCATTTTTGCCGTCGATAACGGACAAAACCTCAGTCTGCTAAACATCGGTTCGCTGGTGAGTCTGCTGATATGCGCGATCATGACCATCGTCGCATCGCGCAATCGCGGTTGGTTACTGCTGCCGATTGTCTACGGCTTTGCCTTGATTAACCTCGCCTTCGCCACCTTTGTGCCGAATGCCTTTATTACCCATCTCGAAACCACGCCGGGCATGATGATCCATATTGGCCTGTCGCTGTTTGCCTACGCCACGCTGATTATCGCAGCACTGTATGCGCTGCAGCTGGCATGGATTGATTACCAGTTAAAAAATAAGAAACTGGCTTTCACCCAGGATATGCCGCCGCTGCTGAGTATTGAGCGTAAGATGTTTCATATCACGCAAATTGGTGTAGTGCTGTTGACGCTGGTGCTGTGCACCGGGCTGTTCTTCATGCATAACCTGTTTAGCGCGGAGAATGTCGATAAAGCGGTACTGTCCATTCTTGCCTGGTTTGTTTATATCGTTCTGCTCTGGGGACACTATCACGAGGGCTGGCGCGGACGTCGCGTCGTCTGGTTTAACTGCGGCGGTGCACTGCTGCTGACCATGGCCTACTTCGGCAGTCGCGTGCTTCAGCACCTGCTTACTTCTCACTAA
- the ffh gene encoding signal recognition particle protein, producing MFDNLTDRLSQSLRNISGRGRLTEDNIKDTLREVRMALLEADVALPVVREFINRVKEAAVGQDVNKSLTPGQEFIKIVRNELVAAMGAENNALNLNAQPPAVVLMAGLQGAGKTTSVAKLGKFLREKHKKKVLVVSADVYRPAAIKQLETLAQQVGVDFCPSDLSQKPVDIVKNALKEAKLQFYDVLLVDTAGRLHVDEAMMDEIKQVHAAINPVETLFVVDAMTGQDAANTAKAFNEALPLTGVILTKVDGDARGGAALSIRHITGKPIKFMGMGEKTEALEAFYPDRIASRILGMGDVLSLIEDIESKVDREQAEKLAKKLKTGDGFDLNDFLDQLKQMRNMGGMASLMGKLPGMGQLPDNVKSQMDDKVLVRMEAIINSMTTKERQKPEIIKGSRKRRIATGSGMQVQDVNRLLKQFDDMQRMMKKMKKGGMAKMMRGMKGMMPPGFPGR from the coding sequence ATGTTTGATAATTTAACCGATCGTTTGTCGCAATCCCTGCGCAACATCAGCGGCCGCGGAAGGCTGACCGAAGACAACATTAAAGACACCTTGCGTGAAGTGCGCATGGCATTGCTGGAAGCGGACGTTGCGCTGCCGGTCGTGCGCGAGTTCATCAACCGCGTGAAAGAAGCGGCGGTAGGGCAGGATGTAAACAAAAGCCTGACGCCTGGCCAGGAATTTATCAAAATTGTTCGCAACGAGCTGGTTGCGGCAATGGGTGCAGAAAATAATGCGCTCAATCTGAACGCACAGCCGCCGGCTGTGGTGTTGATGGCGGGCCTGCAGGGTGCGGGTAAAACCACGAGCGTGGCGAAGCTGGGTAAGTTCCTGCGCGAGAAACATAAGAAGAAAGTGCTGGTGGTTTCTGCCGACGTTTATCGCCCGGCGGCGATTAAACAGTTGGAAACACTGGCGCAGCAGGTTGGCGTGGACTTCTGTCCTTCCGATCTGAGCCAAAAGCCTGTCGACATCGTTAAGAACGCCCTGAAAGAAGCGAAGCTGCAATTCTACGACGTGCTGCTGGTGGATACCGCCGGTCGTCTGCACGTTGATGAAGCGATGATGGACGAGATCAAACAGGTGCACGCCGCGATCAATCCGGTGGAAACCTTGTTTGTGGTCGATGCCATGACCGGTCAGGATGCGGCAAACACGGCAAAAGCCTTCAATGAAGCGCTGCCTCTGACGGGTGTGATTCTGACGAAAGTGGATGGTGATGCGCGCGGTGGTGCAGCGCTTTCAATTCGTCATATCACCGGCAAGCCGATTAAATTCATGGGTATGGGTGAGAAGACGGAAGCACTGGAAGCGTTTTATCCAGACCGTATCGCCTCACGCATCCTCGGCATGGGCGACGTACTGTCGCTGATCGAAGATATCGAGAGCAAAGTTGACCGCGAACAGGCGGAGAAGCTGGCGAAGAAACTCAAAACCGGTGATGGTTTTGATCTCAATGACTTCCTCGACCAGCTGAAGCAGATGCGCAACATGGGCGGCATGGCCAGCCTGATGGGTAAGCTGCCGGGCATGGGTCAGTTGCCAGACAACGTGAAGTCGCAGATGGATGACAAAGTGCTGGTGCGTATGGAGGCGATCATCAATTCGATGACCACCAAAGAGCGTCAGAAACCGGAAATCATCAAGGGCTCACGCAAGCGCCGTATTGCCACCGGTTCAGGTATGCAGGTGCAGGACGTTAACCGTTTATTGAAACAGTTCGACGACATGCAGCGCATGATGAAGAAAATGAAGAAGGGTGGCATGGCCAAAATGATGCGTGGCATGAAAGGTATGATGCCGCCCGGATTCCCCGGTCGCTAA
- the rpsP gene encoding 30S ribosomal protein S16: MVTIRLARHGAKKRPFYQVVVTDSRNARNGRFIERVGFFNPIASGQAEGLRLDLDRIEHWVGQGATLSDRVNALIKEAKKAA, translated from the coding sequence ATGGTTACAATTCGTTTGGCACGTCACGGCGCGAAAAAGCGTCCGTTCTATCAGGTCGTCGTTACTGACAGCCGCAATGCGCGTAATGGTCGTTTCATCGAGCGCGTAGGTTTCTTCAACCCGATCGCTTCTGGTCAGGCTGAAGGTCTGCGTCTGGATCTGGACCGTATTGAGCACTGGGTTGGCCAGGGCGCAACGCTTTCTGATCGCGTTAACGCGCTGATCAAAGAAGCAAAAAAAGCAGCTTAA
- the rimM gene encoding ribosome maturation factor RimM (Essential for efficient processing of 16S rRNA), which yields MSIKPAAQPLVNPIVLGKMGAAYGIRGWLKVFSSTEDAESIFDYQPWFIQRAGKWQQVELEGWKHHNQDLIIKVKGIDDRDAAAQLTNCEITVDSAQLPALEEGDYYWKDLMGCKVVNLDGYEMGKVIDLMETGSNDVLVVKANLKDAFGAQERLIPFLDEQVIKKVDLSTGTIEVDWDPGF from the coding sequence ATGAGCATTAAACCTGCCGCACAGCCTCTCGTTAACCCAATTGTATTGGGGAAAATGGGGGCCGCTTACGGCATTCGAGGTTGGCTCAAAGTGTTTTCCTCCACTGAAGACGCTGAAAGCATCTTCGACTACCAACCTTGGTTCATCCAGCGCGCCGGTAAATGGCAGCAGGTCGAACTGGAAGGTTGGAAGCACCACAATCAGGACCTGATCATCAAAGTCAAAGGCATTGACGATCGGGACGCTGCGGCACAGTTAACCAATTGCGAAATTACGGTTGATTCTGCTCAGCTGCCAGCGCTGGAAGAGGGTGATTACTACTGGAAAGACCTTATGGGTTGCAAAGTGGTAAACCTCGACGGTTACGAAATGGGCAAAGTCATTGATTTGATGGAAACCGGTTCGAACGACGTTCTCGTCGTTAAGGCAAACCTGAAAGATGCATTCGGTGCTCAAGAGCGGTTAATCCCGTTTCTTGATGAACAGGTTATCAAGAAAGTCGATCTCTCTACTGGCACGATTGAAGTAGATTGGGATCCTGGTTTTTGA
- the trmD gene encoding tRNA (guanosine(37)-N1)-methyltransferase TrmD gives MWIGVISLFPEMFRAITEYGVTGRAVKNGLLNIQSWSPRDFAHDRHRTVDERPYGGGPGMLMMVQPLRDAIHAAKAAAGEGARVIYLSPQGRKLDQQGVCELATNQKLILVCGRYEGIDERVIHTEIDEEWSIGDYVLSGGELPAMTLIDSVARFIPGVLGKQASADEDSFSDGLLDCPHYTRPEVLEGMEVPPVLLSGNHADIRRWRLKQSLGRTWLRRPELLENLALTEEQARLLNEFQREHQQQQNHQVEE, from the coding sequence ATGTGGATTGGTGTTATTAGCCTGTTTCCAGAGATGTTTCGCGCTATTACCGAGTACGGGGTAACTGGCCGGGCAGTAAAAAATGGCCTGCTCAACATTCAAAGCTGGAGTCCTCGTGACTTCGCGCACGACCGGCACCGTACCGTGGATGAACGTCCTTACGGCGGCGGACCGGGAATGTTGATGATGGTGCAACCCTTACGGGATGCTATCCACGCAGCGAAAGCGGCGGCGGGAGAAGGTGCCAGGGTGATTTATCTTTCACCTCAGGGTCGCAAACTGGACCAACAGGGCGTTTGCGAACTGGCGACCAACCAGAAGTTGATTCTGGTGTGTGGTCGTTATGAAGGGATTGATGAGCGCGTGATTCACACTGAGATTGATGAAGAATGGTCAATCGGTGATTACGTACTCAGTGGTGGTGAGCTACCAGCCATGACGTTGATTGATTCAGTCGCCCGGTTTATCCCCGGCGTATTGGGCAAGCAGGCGTCAGCCGATGAGGATTCGTTCTCGGATGGTTTACTGGATTGCCCGCACTACACCCGACCTGAAGTGTTAGAAGGGATGGAGGTTCCGCCAGTCTTACTGTCGGGCAACCATGCCGATATTCGCCGCTGGCGCCTGAAACAGTCGCTAGGCCGTACCTGGCTAAGAAGACCTGAACTTCTGGAAAACCTGGCTCTGACTGAAGAGCAAGCACGGTTGCTAAATGAGTTCCAACGGGAACATCAGCAGCAACAAAACCATCAGGTGGAAGAGTAA
- the rplS gene encoding 50S ribosomal protein L19 encodes MSNIIKQLEQEQMKQDVPSFRPGDSVEVKVWVVEGSKKRLQAFEGVVIAIRNRGLHSAFTVRKISNGEGVERVFQTHSPVIDSISVKRRGAVRKAKLYYLRERTGKSARIKERLGA; translated from the coding sequence ATGAGCAACATTATCAAGCAACTTGAACAAGAGCAGATGAAGCAGGACGTACCTTCATTCCGTCCGGGTGATTCCGTGGAAGTGAAAGTATGGGTCGTTGAAGGTTCTAAGAAACGTCTGCAGGCATTCGAGGGCGTGGTTATCGCTATTCGTAACCGCGGTCTGCACTCTGCATTCACTGTTCGTAAGATTTCAAACGGCGAAGGCGTTGAGCGTGTCTTCCAGACTCACTCTCCGGTAATTGACAGCATTTCTGTCAAACGTCGTGGTGCTGTACGTAAAGCCAAACTGTACTACCTGCGTGAGCGTACCGGTAAGTCAGCTCGTATCAAAGAGCGTCTGGGCGCGTAA
- a CDS encoding GNAT family N-acetyltransferase — protein sequence MPTFNITLRPFVIQDAGAFTAAVNQSLNSLLPWMVWAHHDYREEEAASWINFTHLQRRNGEAEEFAIVDSNDRLLGGAGIRFAQRPGEFSALGYWVRSDAQRQGVATHAVAQLVDFGFEHAHIPLLEIIAAEENHASRAVALRSGFEFIDYRYGLIILDSGPVNSAIYHLKRP from the coding sequence ATGCCCACTTTCAACATCACCCTACGTCCTTTCGTTATACAAGATGCTGGCGCCTTTACTGCGGCGGTCAATCAGTCTCTCAACAGCCTGCTGCCATGGATGGTGTGGGCGCATCACGATTATCGGGAAGAGGAAGCTGCTAGCTGGATTAATTTCACCCATCTGCAGCGCAGAAACGGTGAAGCGGAAGAGTTCGCCATTGTCGATAGCAATGATCGGTTACTCGGCGGCGCAGGCATCAGATTCGCACAGCGGCCTGGGGAATTTAGTGCATTAGGCTATTGGGTTCGCAGCGATGCGCAAAGGCAAGGTGTCGCAACACATGCAGTGGCTCAATTGGTGGACTTTGGCTTCGAGCACGCGCATATCCCCTTACTGGAGATTATCGCTGCTGAGGAGAATCATGCCAGCCGTGCCGTGGCATTGCGCAGTGGGTTTGAGTTTATCGATTACCGCTATGGTTTAATCATTCTTGATAGCGGTCCAGTGAATAGCGCGATTTACCATCTTAAGCGGCCATAA
- a CDS encoding 3-deoxy-7-phosphoheptulonate synthase, giving the protein MQKDALNNVHIADEQILITPQELKAKFPLTAAQEAQIAASRQTIADIIAGRDPRLLVVCGPCSIHDTEAALEYARQLQTLSAQLKDQLYIVMRVYFEKPRTTVGWKGLINDPYMNNSFDMEAGLHIARQLLVNLVEMGLPLATEALDPNSPQYLGDLFSWSAIGARTTESQTHREMASGLSMPVGFKNGTDGSLGTAINAMRAAAMPHRFVGINQAGQVCLLQTQGNPDGHVILRGGKAPNYGPEDVAQCEKEMLKAGLRPALMIDCSHGNSNKDYRRQPGVAESAIAQIKDGNRSIIGLMLESNIHEGNQSSEQPRSEMKYGVSVTDACINWETTETLLREIHQDLQGVLSARLSHEE; this is encoded by the coding sequence ATGCAGAAAGACGCGCTGAACAATGTCCATATCGCCGACGAACAGATTTTAATTACCCCGCAAGAGCTGAAAGCGAAATTCCCGCTCACTGCGGCGCAAGAAGCGCAGATTGCCGCTTCTCGCCAGACTATTGCCGATATTATTGCTGGCCGCGATCCGCGCCTGCTGGTGGTCTGTGGTCCTTGTTCAATCCACGATACCGAAGCGGCACTTGAATACGCTCGTCAGCTGCAAACTCTCTCTGCACAGTTAAAGGATCAGCTGTACATCGTTATGCGCGTTTATTTTGAAAAACCCCGTACCACCGTTGGCTGGAAGGGGCTGATCAACGATCCTTACATGAACAACTCATTTGATATGGAAGCCGGGCTGCACATTGCGCGTCAGCTGCTGGTGAACCTGGTGGAAATGGGCCTGCCGCTGGCAACTGAAGCGCTGGATCCTAACAGCCCCCAATACCTCGGCGATCTGTTTAGCTGGTCTGCGATCGGTGCCCGTACTACTGAGTCGCAAACACACCGCGAGATGGCTTCTGGTTTATCAATGCCTGTCGGCTTCAAAAACGGCACTGATGGCAGCCTGGGCACGGCGATCAACGCCATGCGCGCCGCCGCGATGCCGCACCGTTTTGTCGGCATCAATCAGGCGGGACAGGTTTGCCTGTTACAGACCCAAGGCAACCCGGATGGCCACGTGATCCTGCGTGGTGGGAAAGCGCCTAACTACGGCCCTGAAGATGTTGCGCAGTGTGAAAAAGAGATGCTGAAAGCGGGACTGCGTCCAGCCTTAATGATAGATTGCAGCCATGGTAATTCTAATAAAGACTACCGCCGTCAGCCTGGTGTAGCCGAATCGGCTATTGCGCAGATTAAAGATGGAAATCGTTCCATTATTGGCCTGATGCTGGAAAGCAATATTCACGAAGGCAATCAGTCTTCTGAGCAGCCACGTAGCGAAATGAAGTACGGTGTTTCCGTCACGGATGCCTGCATCAACTGGGAAACCACGGAAACCTTGCTGCGTGAAATCCATCAGGATCTGCAGGGAGTGCTGTCGGCACGTCTGTCACACGAGGAATAA